A segment of the bacterium genome:
AACCGTCCGGTCGACGCGCGGCGAGCGATTCCTCGCGCTGCGTCCTACGCTTGGGGAGTTCGTCCTCGAGATGCCGCGTGGCGCCCAGGTGGTCTACCCCAAGGACCTCGGGGCGATTCTGATGGCGGCGGACCTGTTCCCCGGTGCGCGCGTGCTCGAGGCCGGGACCGGGTCGGGGGCGCTCACGATGGCCCTCGTCCGCGCCGCGGGGCCGGACGGCCGGGTCACGAGCTACGAGGTGCGCGAGGACTTCGCGCGGATCGCGGAGCGCAACATCGCGCGGTACCTCGGCCCGACCCCGACTCTCATCTTGCGCCGGCACGACCTCGCGGACGGCGTGCTTCCCGCGGACGCGCCCGCGGACCGGATCGTCCTGGACCTGCCCGAGCCCTGGCGCATGGTCCCGCACGTCGAAGGGGCACTCGTGCCTGGCGGGATCTTCCTCGCGTATCTCCCGACCGTGCCGCAAGTGATGCAGACCGTAGAGACCGTGCGCGCCGCGGGAACCTTCGCGCTGATCGAAACCGCCGAGGTGCTGCTGCGTCCCTGGAATGTGGACGGGCGAAGCGTCCGCCCGGGCCACCGCATGGTCGCCCACACCGGGTTTCTAGTGACTGCCCGCCGGGTGGAGCGGGGCGCGGCGGCGGCCGCGGGCATGGTCTCCCGGGCGGCGGCGTTATCCTCCGAAGACGCCGATCAGACCACCCGGGATGAGGGAGAAGGCGACCCTTTCGTGGAGGAGCCGCGGGATAATGAGAATCAGAATGCCCGCGATGAGCGCGACGAGCGGTGAGAGCCTCGCGAACGTCACAACGGTCTCGCGCGGCACGGTGTTCCGCCCGACGACCGGGTTGCGGGGCGCGTCGTTACCTTACCCGGGGGAGCAGCGGAGGGTGGAATCATGCGTGACGTGGTGATCCTGAGCGGCGTGCGCACGCCGATCGG
Coding sequences within it:
- a CDS encoding DUF3096 domain-containing protein, producing the protein MPRETVVTFARLSPLVALIAGILILIIPRLLHERVAFSLIPGGLIGVFGG